A window from Hemibagrus wyckioides isolate EC202008001 linkage group LG17, SWU_Hwy_1.0, whole genome shotgun sequence encodes these proteins:
- the psenen gene encoding gamma-secretase subunit PEN-2 gives MNLERVSNEEKLNLCRKYYLGGFAFLPFLWLVNVVWFFKEAFMKPAYTEQPQIKIYVKRSALGLILWVAVLTTWITIFQHFRAHWGEVADYLSFTIPLGTP, from the exons ATGAATTTGGAGCGCGTTTCCAACGAGGAGAAACTGAATCTTTGCCGAAAATATTATCTGG GTGGCTTCGCCTTCCTCCCTTTCCTTTGGCTGGTGAACGTCGTGTGGTTTTTTAAAGAGGCTTTCATGAAACCCGCCTACACAGAACAACCACAGATTAAAATCT ACGTGAAGCGGTCAGCGCTGGGATTAATTCTGTGGGTGGCCGTGCTCACAACGTGGATCACCATTTTCCAGCATTTCCGAGCACATTGGGGCGAAGTGGCTGATTATCTCTCCTTCACCATTCCTCTTGGCACACCATAA